The genome window CTCTTAGCATTACCAATAAAACTTTTGATGATAAATTTGTTGTAGCATAACCTTGTCGGCTTGTGTCGTAAGTTCGCTATCATCCCCAATTCGCTGACGCTGAAATTGGGGACTTCTCGCTCACCTTAGTTAATCCCTAACTCTAACGAGCAAAGTTCATTAATTCTTTGGGAGAGGCGAGTAAATCGATCGCCACGAAGAAAATCTTGTCGTTGGGGTCAAGTAAAAATCGCCAAGCGATGTTCATGCCGACTTTCGCACCAAACCAAGGGCTCTGGACTTTCCCAGTGACTTTGATTTGAGTATAATTATCTTCGGCTGGTTCCGCCACTCCTGCTTCAGGTAGGAGCTTTAAGTTTTGGCATTCTTGTTTAAAGAACCGTAAAATTGCCTCTTTGCCAACAATCGGTCGCTGAAAAGGAGGTTGTATTGCGCCATCGGAAAGGAACAACTCAATTAAGGCGTCAAAGTCATTGGCATTCATGTTGCTCATATAAGCCAACACTGTAGGGTTCGTAACGCCTGTAATCGTCACTTTCTCTCGTTTAGACATATCTTGAGGAGGCTCAACTGGCTCGCTCACCGGCGTATAGGTTCCCATTTGCTTGGGATCAAATCCCATTCCAACCACGCAGTTCCGCAAGACGGTAATTTGTTGACCGGATTCTAAGCTCCGAATTGCCTGTAACACAGCAGATGCATTAGCGGAGAGTTGATATCCTTTAGGAATCGGAGCAACGATGCCTTCTTCCATCCATTGTCCCAGTTTGTACCAGAAGCCAAGTTTAATGTTGGGCGACCAAGTAGCGTAAGTCCGACAAATTTCAGTATTGGCGCGATTTGCTAAGTCACACATGACTTGCGATTGCTCTTGGAAACTCATTTGCCGAATTTGATTAAGGGTTCTTTCCGCAAACTGCATACTGGCTGCTCCTGGAGCAGCAATAGTAATCGTTTTACCCATTTCTAGATAAGCAAACCAAATTAATGCCAACTGATCTTCTGCGCTCAACTGCTCAAATCGAGCAATTGTCGCTGGAACTGCATCAGCAGCTAAGGTATTCGGGAAAATATTACGTGCTGAATCAATTGTAAATGGCATGATCTTTAAAACCTTTCCTCTATAATTGGCTACAATCCCTACTTTGAAACGAGAGATTCATGGCTGATAATATCAGCACGCTTGCTGACGCCATTCAACTTCTACTGTATTCCTCATACTTCTTTACAGAAATCCCTTTTTTTTGATTAAATTTTTAAGAAAAAGAAATTTTTATTTAAAGAAACGTAAAGGAGTCAACCTCTAAAATTTCGCCAATCATGGCGACACTCATGACATCATTTCTGATTGTTCCCGTCACTTCTACTCGCTGTTGGGGCTGACATAGTGCTGCTGGGGGATTTCTTAATTCATAAGTTGTACCGTCCTCTGATACCAAAGCCCAAGTGCCTGGACCTACATCTTTTTTTTCAATCTTGCCAGTGACTGTAATCATAATATAAATAAAGCCCGCAAATGCAGGCTTTTTAATCTTCATTAAAGCAACAATAGTCAGTCAAAAATTACCATTCTAACTCCACATCGCCGGTAAAAGGATCGCCGGAGTAAGGCTGCACCCCAACATTAGGATAAGCATCATCATTGGGAGAGAAAATGCGAGCAATTGCTTCCGCAAAAAAGGAGTTAATATTGTCCATAAGTTTCATGATTCCCATAATTTTCACCCTGAACTCGCTAAGTATTTATCCTCAGAAAAAAGGCAGAAGAACCCATCGCAAATGGGTTGAATTGAATAAAAAAAATTACTTGCTTTTTCCCTTATTTTTAGTATATTGCTAATTCCCACAAAATGGCATAAATATTAAGTTATTCTCAACATTTTTTTGTATATGTTCGTAATCAAGTAATACATCGTATTTTCTCAAAATTCCTTTGTTTTCCGGCTGGGATCACTTTGTGAGCAGTCGTCAGTTTTTGCTTTTGCGATGGAATTTCTTAACTGCAGAAAAGAGAATAAAGGAAAAGCCTTGTGCTAAATCATCAGGAAAAACAGCAGACGAGTCACAAGAATCGACTTTTTAGATTTAATATAGAAAAGGCGGATTGTTAAGGAGAAAGAAAATGGCAACCAGTCGCCGTGTGGCAAGGGTAGCCTCCCTGATTCAGCAGGAAGTGAGTCAAATGCTGATTAATGGTATTAAAGACGATCGCGTGGGTGCCGGAATGGTCAGTGTGACTGCAGTCGATGTCTCCAACGATCTCCAACACGCCAAAATCTTTGTCAGTATCTATGGAACTGACGAAGCAAAAGCAGAAACCATGGCGGGGTTGAAATCTTCCACTGCCTTTGTTCGTCGTGAGTTGGGAAAACGGATTCGCTTACGGAGAACCCCAGAAGTGGTCTTCCATGAAGATCTCTCGCTAGAACTCGGCGATCGCACGCTTTCTTTAATTAATCAACTGAGTGCGCAACGGGCTGAGGAGACGGAAGCAGAAGAGGAAACCGAAAATTAATGTCTGCTCTTCCTGATTACACCCAGCTTTCCCTTGCTGAACAAATTGCCCAGATGATTGTCGTTCGCGCATCTGGGTATATGTTTGATCACCAAATTCGCTTCCCACAGTGGGAACCTCGTAATGAGCAGTTACAGCACTGGCTGAAGGATCTCAAAGTGGGGGGAGTGATTATACTGGGCGGCAGCGCGGTTGAAATTGCCGAACGAACCCATCAATTGCAAAGTTGGGCAGAGATTCCCCTATTGATCGCTGCTGATATTGAAGAAGGGGTGGGACAACGCTTTGCTGGGGCAACTTGGTTTCCGCCACCGATGGCGCTGGGAGAAGTTGCAAAAACTGATCTCAGTCTTGCGAAGCAGTATGCGAAAAAGATGGGAGAAATAACAGCACAGGAAGCATCGGCACTGGGAATCAATTGGGTATTAGCGCCGGTGGTGGATGTCAATAATAATCCTAAGAATCCGGTGATTAATGTGCGCTCTTTTGGCGAAACACCGGCAGTTGTGAAGGAGTTGACAGAGGCTTTTATGACTGGGGCACAGACTTATCCGGTGTTAACCACGGCAAAACATTTTCCGGGACATGGGGATACGGCAACCGATTCCCATTTAACGTTACCCGTTTTGGAAGTGGGAACAGAGCGTCTGGCGGAAGTAGAACTGCCCCCTTTTATGAATGCTATTTCCCAAGGGGTTGATGGGGTAATGAGCGCCCATCTCTTGGTTCCCGGTTGGGATGAGCATCTTCCAGCAACCCTTTCATCCACCATTTTGACCCAACAATTACGCTTGAATTTGGGTTTTGAGGGCTTGATTGTGACTGATGCCCTAATTATGGGCGCTTTAAATGAAATTGCTTCTCCTGAGGAAATTCCCATTCTCGCCATTGAAGCCGGGGCAGATATTATCTTAATGCCGGATGATCCTGAACGCGCGATCGCGGCGATTACAGACGCAGTGAATAGTGGTCGTCTTTCTCCGCAACGGATTAGTGCCTCTGTAGCCAGGATTGGGGAGGCAAAAGCGAAAATCAGTGACGCTGAAAAAAGAGACTTCCGCCAGGAATTAGCCACCTCGATAGCTTTAGAAACGAGACAAAACATTCTCGCTGCGTCAATGCGAACTAAGGGGAATTTACCGATCTCTGTGCCAGAAACCCCTGCCCAAAACTTAATGATTGTCGATGATTTACTCAGTTGCGAGTTTTTAAACCGGAATCATTGCGCGATCGCGCTTCCCCAACAACTAGGCTATCGCTTGCAACTGTTAGGACAAGCCCAAATCTTTCCAGATCCTCCGCAAAATGCTCCGCTGACCCTGGTGCAGTTATTTACTCGCGGCAATCCTTTCCGAGGGGAATCAGGGCTGAATGAGAAGACACAAGCCTTTCTAAAAGAACTATTTACTCAAGGGTGTGTGCAAGCCGTCCTGGTTTATGGCAGTCCTTATGTCTTGACCTGGTTAGATACTTATTGTCCAGAAACCGTTCCTTATCTTTTCAGCTATGGGCAAATGAGTGACAGTAGCGCGATCGCGTTGCAACAATTGTTTGATAACACTCAATTCGCTGATTCTGAAGATCGCTCTTTCCTCTAAAACTCATTGAGTTTCCTCATTGATTTGGAAGCTCTTGATGGGGTTATATCAATCACTTGAATCGTCCCCAGTTCTGTGCCTAATAAATCAGGTTGATTGTTGGCATCCAAATTTTGATCAACTGTGTTACTCCCTTGCTTGAGTTGTTCTTGTTGTTGTTCAAGTGCCTCAGAAGTATTTTCTTGGGCGGTTTCTAGTGTTTCTATAACTTGTGAGGGATATCTTTCCAGGTTATCCCCTGTTTCTAAACCATCGGCAATACCGCTGGTTTCATAAAAGGTTTGCAAGCTAAAGGTGTTGACTTCACCGACTTGATTTCCTCTGACATTCACTTTTTGACCGGGTTTCAGTTCGACCGTATTTTCTCCTTGGGCATTAGACACGCGGACAACTGCTTTTTCACTGCCGAAAACACCAACTTTCGTTAATTTTTCTTCTGCATCATAAGTTGTCCAAATGGTGGCTTCAGTGGCCCTCACCCGCGCCGTAGGGGTTTCAACCGTTAAATCTCCCCCACCGGGTCGCAGAATAAACAGAGCGGTTCCCTCAGCAATATGAAAGCGTCTCATCCCATGTTCAAATTGGAACTGAGTTTGAGCCGTCGCTCTAACGACAGTTCCTTCATTAAATATCAGATCCGCTCTCGAGTCAGAACCGGTTTGTAATAAATCTCCAGGAACTAACTCGTCTTCGTTTGTGGCTTCGGTCTGATTAATTAAAACTTGATTGATCATGGTATAAAAATCAGCCCACTTGAGCATCGGTTGGGTTTTCCCTTCACTACTCCACAAAAACAGCCCAAAGAGGGAGATCATTGTCAATACGCTTAACTTACGGATTGCATGTAAGCGACTCGTCATTGGTTTGAACATCATTTTACGCTACTCCTTTTGTGAGCGCTGGTTTTGACAAAGGTCAGCATGGGTGGTGAGGTAATTCGCAGCGCGATCGCAGCCTTGTTGCTGTAAAGACTTTAAATCAAAGTGCCATCGTTGCAAAATACCGGCATTGCCCCCTGCCACTAATTCCTTTCCATCTGGACGAAAGCTCAGGCTACGAATCGGTTGATCCTGATTTTCTAGAGTTGCTATATTTTCTGCAGTTTCAGGATGCCAGAGTTTGATCGTGCCATCGGTACTCCCTGAGGCAAGAACTTTACCATTGGGAGTAAAACTCAAACTGGTGACGCCTTTGCTGTGTCCGACTAAAGTGTGTAAAAGCTCACCATTCGTCACCTGCCATAACTTAACCGTATTATCCCAGCCCGCCGAAGCGAGAATTTTTCCCTTCGGGCTAAACGCGATCGCGCTGACAGCAGGTTCATGGGCGTTAAGGACTTGTAAGACTGTACCATCCACTTGCCAAATTTTAACCTTGCCATCATAGCCACTAGAAGCAAAGATGTCTCCTTGAGGGGCAAAATGAACGCGGGTTACGCCCTCTCCATGAGCCGATAAGGTTTTCTCAACTTCACCATTGGCATTCCAGAGGCGCACGGTTCCATCCTCACTGGCAGAAGCTAGCATTTCACCGTCTGGACTAAAATCAACACTATTCACGATCCCCTCATGACCTTTAAGGGTTTGTGCAGCAGTGCTTTGTTGATGGGGATGCCAAATTTTGATGGTTTGATCCGCACTGCCAGAGGCTAAACGTTGACCGTTGGGACTAAAGCTGAGGGCTTTGATACTTTTGGTATGACCGGCTAATTGTTGAGTGATCATTCCTTCCGCATTCCACAGACGAATGGTGTGATCCCAACCAGCTGAGGCGAACTGATTTCCGGTTGGAGCAAATTGAACGCTATAAATATCTTCCTGCTGACCCTTCATTGGTTCGGGTAACTGCCAAGTTCTCAACGTTTTATCGTCGCTCGCAGAAACCATCACGTTACTGTTCGGGAAAAAGCTCACATCTCTGACTGCTCCTTGATGGGCAGTTAAAGTAATAGTTGGGGAATGAGGATGATCTTGCCAAGCCCAATATTCAATATTTCCCTCTTGGTCAGCTGAGATCAGTTTGCCATCAGGAGTAAAAGCGACGGCAGTGGCTACATTTGGAGAGGGCGGTAACTCCGCTTGTAATGTACCATCCTGGTGCCAAATTTGAATTTGACCGGATAAACTGGCGACTGCAATCCGTTCGCCATTCGCACTAAAGGCAAGGTCACTTACCCCATCCTCGGCAGTTAACCTTTGTACTAACGTTCCATCTTGCTGCCAAATTTTAACCACTGATGAGTGTTGACTAGCAGAGGCAATCCAATTTCCGTCTGGGCTAATGCTAATCTGACTAATGCCTTGGTCGTGAGCGAGAAAGCGTTTGTCTAATGTGCCATCCCCATTCCAAATCGCAAGGGTACCATCTTCTCCAGCGGTGATGAATTGTTGACCATTCGGCATGAAGCGAACACAGTTGAGGGCTTGCTGTTGCGTCGAAATGACTTTAACAAGTGTGCCATCGCGTTGCCATAACCGAATCGTTCCATCTAAACTGGCGGATGCGAAAAGAGTTCCCTC of Cyanobacteria bacterium GSL.Bin1 contains these proteins:
- a CDS encoding Red carotenoid-binding protein, with the translated sequence MPFTIDSARNIFPNTLAADAVPATIARFEQLSAEDQLALIWFAYLEMGKTITIAAPGAASMQFAERTLNQIRQMSFQEQSQVMCDLANRANTEICRTYATWSPNIKLGFWYKLGQWMEEGIVAPIPKGYQLSANASAVLQAIRSLESGQQITVLRNCVVGMGFDPKQMGTYTPVSEPVEPPQDMSKREKVTITGVTNPTVLAYMSNMNANDFDALIELFLSDGAIQPPFQRPIVGKEAILRFFKQECQNLKLLPEAGVAEPAEDNYTQIKVTGKVQSPWFGAKVGMNIAWRFLLDPNDKIFFVAIDLLASPKELMNFAR
- the rbfA gene encoding 30S ribosome-binding factor RbfA, yielding MATSRRVARVASLIQQEVSQMLINGIKDDRVGAGMVSVTAVDVSNDLQHAKIFVSIYGTDEAKAETMAGLKSSTAFVRRELGKRIRLRRTPEVVFHEDLSLELGDRTLSLINQLSAQRAEETEAEEETEN
- a CDS encoding beta-glucosidase; this encodes MSALPDYTQLSLAEQIAQMIVVRASGYMFDHQIRFPQWEPRNEQLQHWLKDLKVGGVIILGGSAVEIAERTHQLQSWAEIPLLIAADIEEGVGQRFAGATWFPPPMALGEVAKTDLSLAKQYAKKMGEITAQEASALGINWVLAPVVDVNNNPKNPVINVRSFGETPAVVKELTEAFMTGAQTYPVLTTAKHFPGHGDTATDSHLTLPVLEVGTERLAEVELPPFMNAISQGVDGVMSAHLLVPGWDEHLPATLSSTILTQQLRLNLGFEGLIVTDALIMGALNEIASPEEIPILAIEAGADIILMPDDPERAIAAITDAVNSGRLSPQRISASVARIGEAKAKISDAEKRDFRQELATSIALETRQNILAASMRTKGNLPISVPETPAQNLMIVDDLLSCEFLNRNHCAIALPQQLGYRLQLLGQAQIFPDPPQNAPLTLVQLFTRGNPFRGESGLNEKTQAFLKELFTQGCVQAVLVYGSPYVLTWLDTYCPETVPYLFSYGQMSDSSAIALQQLFDNTQFADSEDRSFL